CTGGACACGGAGGCCATCTCCCTCTGGATCCAGCGGGGAGAGGAACCGCCCCTGCTGCTCTTCGATCGGGGATCCCCGGCCCTGTATTTCGAGGATGTCGCGCGGGAGATCTTCGCCGCCCCTTCCTTCCGGGTGATCCTGGAGCTGGGCCTGGGGGATGGGGAGGACTGGGTCTGGACCTGCGATCTCTCCCACGAATACGTGACCATCAACGGGCGCTACCGGACATAAGCGCGATGAAGGCCCCAGCGCGTGAAGGCCTGGAGGGCTTTCTGCGGGAGACTCTGGCCCGGCTGATTGCCATCCCCTCCCCCAGCGGTGAGGAGGGAGCGCTCCTCATGTTTCTGGAAGGATGGCTCCGGGAGCGCGGCTTCCCGGTTGCCCGCTTCCCGGTGCCGGACCATCCCTGGCCCAACCTCCTCATCCATCCTCAGCCCCGTCCACGATTGTTGATCGATGTCCACATCGACACGTTCCCTCCATACGGTCACCCCCATCCGTATGAGGCAGTGGAACGGGAAGGCCGCATCTACGGGCGGGGGAGCGCGGACGTCAAGGGGGGGCTGGCCGCGCTGCTGGGCGCCCTTACGCTCCTCGGCCCCGAGCGCCTCGCCGGATCCCCGGTCACCATCGCCCTGACGGTGGACGAGGAGAACATGGGCCGCGGGGCGGAAGCCCTCGCCCGGGCATGTCGGCCGGAGGCGGTGCTCGCCATCGAGCCCACCCAGCTGGAAATCCATATCGCGGAGGCCGGCACCCTGGAGCTCGCCCTCGAGGTCCGGGGCCAGCCGGCCCATGGCTCCGCGGTGGAGAGCGGCCGCAACGCCATCCGCATCGCGATAGCGCTCATGGAGGAGCTGGAAGCCCTCCCGGCCATCCAGGCCCAGCACCCGCAGATCGG
The window above is part of the Thermoflexus hugenholtzii JAD2 genome. Proteins encoded here:
- a CDS encoding M20 family metallopeptidase — protein: MKAPAREGLEGFLRETLARLIAIPSPSGEEGALLMFLEGWLRERGFPVARFPVPDHPWPNLLIHPQPRPRLLIDVHIDTFPPYGHPHPYEAVEREGRIYGRGSADVKGGLAALLGALTLLGPERLAGSPVTIALTVDEENMGRGAEALARACRPEAVLAIEPTQLEIHIAEAGTLELALEVRGQPAHGSAVESGRNAIRIAIALMEELEALPAIQAQHPQIGRGTVTPLFIHGGEPALAIPDRCALHLDLRWLPGIPREDLLAQVETVLARHPVRWEILDLSPPFETDPQAPLVQALARALTEIGLPVRLGGMPSWTDAEPFARYGAQAVVFGPGTLAVAHTPDEHIHLLELHQAAQVFLVLLQQFTAST